A window of Pirellula sp. SH-Sr6A contains these coding sequences:
- a CDS encoding transposase yields the protein MDDPIDKMPDVDSELLIGLVEAASRRFHPLHGDEIGFFHPSESIAYLDGNLPHWRQDGVTYFVTYRTADSIPQEKLRLWLAERDVWLRENPEPHSPKQKKEYWKLFPKRMHDWLDAGYGECLLKDAGLRQIVVDGLLHFAGNRYLFKEWVVMPNHVHGIVTPMGEHQLSGILHSWKSFTAKEINKRLGRQGSFWHKESFDHIVRSAESLERIGAYIAANPDGLPMGSYSLSADAQMRRDAASTVDEASSLVSWLPTEEQSDK from the coding sequence ATGGATGATCCAATTGACAAAATGCCTGACGTCGATTCCGAACTCTTGATTGGGCTCGTAGAAGCGGCGTCCCGCCGCTTTCACCCCCTCCATGGCGACGAAATTGGATTCTTTCACCCGAGCGAATCGATTGCGTATCTCGATGGCAATCTTCCGCATTGGCGACAGGATGGAGTAACTTATTTCGTAACGTATCGAACCGCCGATAGTATCCCGCAAGAAAAGCTTCGATTGTGGTTGGCGGAGCGAGATGTTTGGTTGCGTGAAAACCCTGAACCTCATTCTCCCAAACAGAAGAAGGAGTACTGGAAACTATTTCCGAAGCGAATGCACGATTGGCTGGACGCAGGGTATGGCGAGTGTTTGCTCAAAGACGCTGGCCTTCGACAGATCGTCGTCGACGGACTGCTCCATTTCGCAGGAAACCGGTACCTATTCAAAGAATGGGTTGTGATGCCCAATCATGTGCATGGGATTGTAACGCCCATGGGAGAGCACCAACTCTCGGGTATTCTGCATTCATGGAAGTCGTTTACGGCCAAAGAAATTAATAAGAGATTGGGGCGTCAAGGATCGTTCTGGCATAAAGAGTCATTCGATCATATTGTTCGATCGGCAGAGTCTCTGGAAAGAATTGGAGCCTACATTGCAGCGAATCCAGATGGATTGCCGATGGGTAGTTATTCGCTTTCGGCGGATGCTCAAATGCGGCGGGACGCCGCATCTACTGTAGACGAGGCTTCTAGCCTTGTATCTTGGCTACCAACAGAAGAGCAAAGCGACAAATAG
- a CDS encoding transposase, whose translation MLPKIELTCYESLCVYATDGRLQIDNNQVERLMKRVAIGRKN comes from the coding sequence GTGCTCCCCAAAATCGAGCTTACATGTTACGAGAGTCTATGCGTATACGCCACCGACGGCCGCCTGCAAATCGATAACAATCAAGTCGAGAGGCTCATGAAGCGAGTCGCGATTGGGCGCAAGAACTAG
- a CDS encoding ATP-binding protein, with product MIRQSVEAGRFDSSVTNTEDVLLRLNLVIDGRPIQAAVVAFGSHLLPWYPQCSLRVARFKGVTKDEVLDQRKVSGHAFLLLDEASKFLGKQLPIRGTLQEGQLRRQDKPLYPILALREALVNALCHRDYSISGGAVSVALFEDRLEIASTGSLPSGVSVADLKRDHFSQPRNPMLADIFYRWGLIELWGSGTQRIIRLCVESGCPEPQFEERAGEFVVRFLAPNYAPSVPPGLDLSDRQARILALFQSNPVRSLREIRESIDANLSDSTIRGELNRLREFGLVEAVGVGRGAFWRSIQWPAS from the coding sequence ATGATTCGGCAGTCCGTTGAAGCGGGACGGTTCGATTCGAGTGTGACCAATACAGAAGATGTGCTGCTGCGATTGAACCTCGTGATTGATGGTCGTCCCATTCAAGCAGCGGTCGTGGCTTTCGGCTCTCATCTTTTGCCTTGGTATCCGCAGTGCAGCTTGCGAGTAGCGAGATTTAAGGGCGTGACAAAGGACGAGGTACTCGATCAACGAAAAGTGTCGGGACATGCTTTTCTGTTACTGGATGAAGCGAGCAAGTTCCTGGGGAAGCAACTTCCGATCCGTGGCACGCTCCAAGAGGGGCAACTGCGTCGTCAAGACAAGCCGCTCTATCCCATTCTCGCTTTGCGTGAGGCATTGGTGAATGCCTTGTGCCATCGGGATTATTCCATTTCGGGAGGTGCCGTCAGCGTGGCACTGTTCGAGGATCGTCTGGAGATCGCCAGTACAGGTTCACTTCCGTCAGGAGTGAGCGTTGCGGACTTGAAACGGGACCATTTTTCGCAGCCTCGGAATCCGATGCTCGCAGATATTTTCTATCGCTGGGGTCTGATCGAACTTTGGGGAAGTGGAACCCAGCGTATCATTCGGTTGTGCGTTGAATCTGGTTGTCCCGAACCTCAATTTGAGGAACGTGCAGGCGAGTTTGTCGTGCGTTTCCTTGCGCCGAACTATGCTCCTTCCGTTCCCCCCGGTCTTGACCTTTCGGATCGTCAGGCCCGAATTCTAGCTCTTTTCCAATCGAACCCGGTGAGGAGCCTGCGTGAAATTCGAGAGTCAATTGATGCCAATCTCTCAGACAGCACTATTCGTGGTGAACTTAACCGCCTGCGAGAGTTCGGTTTAGTGGAGGCTGTCGGCGTCGGACGAGGGGCCTTCTGGCGAAGCATTCAGTGGCCTGCTTCGTGA
- a CDS encoding FAD:protein FMN transferase codes for MGTRWCVQYAAPPLHDAPVVYGQVEEVFGRIVQQMSHWEPSSNLSRFNRASPGTWHAIPHEFFQVLKKAIQISSLTDGAYDVTIGRWIHAEGFGAKSEDFGALTEMDPQKADSVSTDGKLGGWARLQLNSQTESIFQPGGLALNLSSIAKGYAVDLASDCLMSLGLLHHVIELGGELRGEGVKPNGQPWWCLVENTTNSESLPQTIVALNRLSVATSGDSVHHRAKEDGSRISHLLDPRSSQSASAEVVAVSVFLPSCMEADAWATALYILGAEEGIRSANRHRIPVLYTVRNGEGFGQIASEALESLESD; via the coding sequence ATGGGAACGCGATGGTGCGTTCAGTATGCAGCCCCTCCGTTGCACGACGCCCCGGTCGTTTACGGGCAAGTTGAAGAGGTTTTCGGTCGCATCGTGCAGCAGATGAGCCACTGGGAGCCAAGCTCCAATCTAAGTCGATTCAATCGAGCAAGCCCAGGGACTTGGCATGCAATCCCGCACGAATTCTTTCAAGTTCTCAAGAAGGCGATCCAAATATCGAGCCTAACGGATGGAGCTTATGACGTAACGATTGGACGCTGGATCCATGCCGAAGGGTTTGGAGCCAAGTCCGAGGATTTCGGTGCTCTCACGGAAATGGATCCGCAGAAAGCTGATTCAGTTAGCACGGACGGTAAGTTAGGAGGATGGGCACGATTGCAGTTGAATTCGCAAACCGAAAGCATCTTCCAGCCGGGAGGATTGGCACTGAATTTATCCTCGATTGCGAAAGGCTATGCGGTTGATCTAGCATCAGACTGCTTGATGTCCCTCGGGTTACTCCATCACGTCATCGAACTCGGCGGCGAATTACGAGGAGAGGGGGTGAAACCAAATGGTCAGCCCTGGTGGTGCCTGGTCGAAAACACGACCAATAGCGAGTCACTTCCACAGACCATTGTCGCTTTGAACAGACTTTCGGTCGCAACTTCGGGAGATTCGGTGCACCATCGAGCTAAGGAAGATGGATCTCGAATCAGTCATCTTCTCGACCCTCGGAGCAGCCAATCGGCTTCCGCTGAAGTGGTTGCTGTTTCGGTTTTCCTACCAAGCTGCATGGAGGCCGACGCTTGGGCAACAGCCTTGTACATACTTGGAGCGGAAGAAGGAATCCGTTCCGCGAATCGCCATCGAATCCCGGTACTGTATACCGTGAGGAACGGCGAAGGCTTCGGACAGATTGCATCGGAAGCACTCGAATCACTTGAGAGTGATTAG